The nucleotide window AGCGGCAGTTTTAGCAAATGAACGTGACTCCTTACACCAGGTCGATCCCTGCGATCCCCGCATAAGGGATCTCAATTTAGAGATTCGACAACTGGTAAACAACTATAAGCGGACGAAATGGGTAGAGCACTTGAAGTCCTGGAATCTTTCCACTGGTGTGAGCAAGCTCTGGTCAACTGTCAAATCCCTGTGAAACCCGAGGAGGCATGACGACCgggttgaaattcaattcggtagccatgcctcctcggacccggagaggtgcgcgagctattttagccgaCAATTTATACTGCACCCCCCGGTTGACAAGGCTAAAAGACGTGTCACCAGAAGGCTGCGCAAAATGCGAAGCAACGGCGCGCCACTTGTTTTCACCAGTGGGGAGGTTCAGGATGGATCAAGTCTTCCAAAATCATCGGCCCTGACGGAATCAATTCTCTGATGTTAAAACACATAGGTTTAACGGGAGTATAATATCTCAAAAAGGTACTTAATTTGTCGATAACAACTCTTAATATGTGGAAAATCGGAAGGGCGGTTCCACTACTGAAACCTGGGAAACCCACCTCTTATCGCccgataactctcctttccccAGTAGTGAAAACACTTGAGGCCTTGCTGCTCCCGACACTCTAGCGGAACATCAACATGGTTTCCGTAAAGTGCACATCCACGGCGACTCTCTTTACCaactggacgaaggagtacagactaaaTCTTAATATTCATGTCGATGGCACACCAATACCGACTGTGAATAATCCCAAGATTTTGATAATCACTAAAGTACAGAGCagcaacaaaatcctcaagtcactagccggtagcacttggggaaaggacaaagaaacgttgctggccacttacaaggctatcggccggccggtcgtaaattacgcagcaccggtatggtcgcctggatgcagtggCACGCAGATGAGGAAGATACAGACATGTCAAAACACCGCACTCCGGACAGCTATACGatgtctcttgatgtcaccaGAAGCACATTTGCACAATGAGGCCATTGtgctgcctattaaggagcataatgaactgtttaccaagcagtttctaaattttgcagaaagcATTATATGCTTCTGTCTAAATGGTCCTTATAGTAGAGAACTAAACTATTTTTCGATGTTCGAAAATCTTAAGGAATTGGTAGATATCGCGCGGTTTTCCAATCTCCAAAATGTCTAACATAGTATAAGAAAGCTTTGGAGATAATTACAACGACGTAAATCGAATCTAGAATCCAGTAAACTTTTGCATACATTATTTTCCATGTGATGCAGATTGTGTAAAGAGAATAACGAAAGCGTCAAACATTTGTTTTGGGTAGAAAAGGGGAACCGTATTTTCAGAATGAGAAATATAGTTTTATGTAATGCAATGCATGACTTATCTCTTTCATTGACCCAGTCACACGACATTGCGCAATATTAGGAGACGAGACTCTTAATCGTACCCACACATAAGTATGTGCGGATATACAGACACCTGTATGGAATACAGAAAATCCGTATAATATGTGTGTGCACAAACATGACCTTGAAAACGTGGGCAACAGATGTAGGCCAATTCACTTGTTGGGGCCGCACACGACCGGCGTTAGTTCAAGTCGCGTGCTCCACGCGTTTGCATGAGGCCAGCAGCAGGAGCCAGATAAACATAACGGCCAACAGCGCAGCAGCACGTCGGCAGCACAAGCCTGCTCTTTGTTATCGTAGAAATGTCAAGTGGCTACCGCGGATGCAGCATCGATAACAGAGAGCCCTTCGTGTATCAAGTTCGCGTTGTGTCAATCAACCAGAACCAATTATAATCTGAAACAAAAACTCTAgcagcatacatatatgcatgtttatatacatatatatgataatatttattagtagcaacaacaagagTAAACAATATCAGAACACCTTATAACTCGTTACGCTCTTAGTTTATCTAATACCCACCCCGTGCATTTGATTGCTCCTTTTACCACCACAGCAAACGCACCAATAGCAAATTGACGCTGAGAGAGCATATGCTCGGCGCTCTCACATTGTTTGCTCTACAGCGAGGATCAACACGCTCTCAACGTATCCTTCCTCGTCCTTCTCCGACGCTGAGGGCTGTGGCGTGTGCTCAAAGTCGTTGAACGTTGGTGTTGTATTACAAACATCTATATACATGCTTTGGATGCGCTTTGGGCTGCTTGTCACCACCTTTGTCAGCAAAGCCGACCGACACATGCTTGCCTATAGCCAGGGGGTGGTTTGAGTCCAGATTTTATTGGCGAGGATACAATGAGCTTTGTACAGGATTCGCCAAGCGGGACAAGGGTTCAGGATATAACGGCACACGCAGGTCGCACGTTGGTCATGCGCTGCAAAATCAGTCGAACGCCGTTCGTACACACGATAAGTCACGTGTGGCTACTAGCTCTggtaataattaaacaaaaataaacacatagTTGGTTTTCATAGAGGTTCAATCAACTTGACcacaacaaatttcaaaactgTAACCTGTTCCTTCAACTTAACTGTGTATTATTGATTTGTGCTACGAAAAATGGAACATAACCTTCATAACAATACGCCGGTACATTGGGGCTATGGAGCGGCTCCAGTACCAACTACGCCGCACAGTCACTGGGCACCGCCACCGCAAAGTCATAGCTTGAAACGCGCAATGTCCGAAAGTGATTGTGATGAACTCTACTCCGAGGAATCCTCGAAGGAGCAGTAAGTAATTTTTCCATtcaattaaaggagagattttAACCTTTgatttttcttctaaaaatctAGAATTTCTCCAAGCGAAACTGGAAGCTGTCAGTTATTGACACGTAAGAAGAGGCGAGGTGTCATCGAGAAGAAGCGACGGGATCGCATAAACTCTTCACTTACCGAGTTGAAACGTCTTGTGCCATCGGCTTATGAAAAGCAAGGTTCTGCTAAACTGGAGAAGGCTGAAATCTTGCAATTAACCgtggaacatttaaaaaatctacAATCAAAaggtaaatttaatgaaatgcgcttatttaagcttttttagtgaaagctcacatacatattcgtacatacatttataacgCACCGTTACTCGCATGCGCATATTGAAAATGGTTTGAAcaagaaatcaaatgaaatcgtaAAGAAAGTGATGTGTAAAATATCACACAACTTGTTGAAGTTAAATTGGTATAAATAGCAAAGTGCGTGTTTGTTGTAATcattgaaaatcgaaatttaataaTCCTTCGAAATATAGtgttttaatagaaaataaaaatattgtgaagTGCTGCAAGTGCCTGAATTAGTGACTAAATCGaaccaaaattaatatatagtCGAACctctcgaagttctccataactcgaacacttgaattggtaATAGATGTCAAAATTCATACGAATTACCTTCCATTACTCTAAGTCTCTCCAACTCGAAGTTTTTGTGTCGATTATGGTGATTAGAGTTAGAGAAATTGaactctatgtacatatattaaaatcgtaaaatacatttttttagaaatctaTAATATCAATTTCATTCAAGGGAAGTGATCTAATTAAAAGTTTAAGTGTAGTGAAATGGGTGATCCTTAATTAATTGCTACAGTTTAAAACAGGTTAAAGAAATTTTGGATTTGCAACAAATTCGTTCAGTAAAATCTATCTATCTGCAACAAAAAAGGATATTAATATCTAAGAATCTGTGCTGAACTGAACTGTGAAAATTGGTCTGCTGTGTTGTTCATTTCCGGCATTCTTGAAAGTTCTATAGAGAGATTTGCAAAAGATAGtggataattaaattaaaagtaataataaaagtttaaatactGAAAAAACTGAATGAAAGAGTTGTAAGAGTATTATACGTAATATTGCATTCCTATATTCGaattttacaagaaaaaaattaaaacaaaataatatttctgatCGCTGTTGGCATAAGACTATTAAGAGAgttcttattgaaaaaaaagtaataataataaatcagttttatatctaaaaaaaaaccttcCCGATAGAACTTCTCCGATTTTTATTCCTTTTTAGAAACTGTTCAATTTGCTTATTGCGAACAAGTAAAAGCATTTTCTGTCACTTTCAGACACCGTTATAGCAATTATATGCCTAAAGCGTTTTCGTGAATTCGGTTTCACCAGTTTTCCCACCTAAAAAGTGCTTCCCACGCTTTCAACTTATCATACATATAATCCGCCAGTGCAACTCTCCCaccaaccaccaccaccaattTGGTGCCATTAGTAGGATCAGCAGTCAATTGCCAACAGCAAGGGAATTGTATGCAAGTTAGCAAGTGCCTTTGTCGCGCTATTAATTCACCCGTAATGCAAATAATTCTCTATGtcccaccaacatacatacagacaacacTGTTATACCACGCTGGCACAAACTCACCCTCTCAGAGGGTAAAGGGGTTGCTCAAGCGCTGTGAAATATGCTCTATTGTGGGAATAAAAatctttatagtttttatttagtatttaatatgaGAAAAATGTGCGTTTGTATGTACGAGTGTATGCGTGAGTTAATTGATACACAAAGCCATCGCATGTTTGCATACATGACTGACTTTAATGACTTctttataactgtatttatttatatttgtaggtATTGAGTCGTTCAGCTATGATCCTCAACGCTTCGCCATGGATTATCATATTATCGGTTTTCGGGAGTGCGCCGCCGAGGTGGCACGCTACTTAGTGACCATAGAGGGTATGGATATACAGGACCCACTCCGCCTACGTCTGATGTCGCATTTGCAGTATTTCGTGCAACAGCGTGAATTGTCGGCCAAGAGTTGTGCCAGTCCTGGAGGCTGGACTTCGGCGTCCGCATCCAGTGGCTATCAGACGAATTGCAGTGCAACACCGTATCAATCCTATACTGGCACACCGACCGCTCATCCTGGCATTAATCCGACTTATATGCCCACGCCAATACATGCTTATCCCACGCTGAGCACCTCACCCACCAC belongs to Zeugodacus cucurbitae isolate PBARC_wt_2022May chromosome 6, idZeuCucr1.2, whole genome shotgun sequence and includes:
- the LOC105217514 gene encoding hairy/enhancer-of-split related with YRPW motif protein, which translates into the protein MEHNLHNNTPVHWGYGAAPVPTTPHSHWAPPPQSHSLKRAMSESDCDELYSEESSKEQISPSETGSCQLLTRKKRRGVIEKKRRDRINSSLTELKRLVPSAYEKQGSAKLEKAEILQLTVEHLKNLQSKGIESFSYDPQRFAMDYHIIGFRECAAEVARYLVTIEGMDIQDPLRLRLMSHLQYFVQQRELSAKSCASPGGWTSASASSGYQTNCSATPYQSYTGTPTAHPGINPTYMPTPIHAYPTLSTSPTTTSHLQLHPHHLQQQQLQQQPQQQAASVQVNRASSANGTVPSETMPTISHTTNQQNPQQQQQQQQQQSLSTHQTQAAPSHVQQTPVSHESHLQQQQQQQPTAPQAQTQPQHYTQEHTHPDQQAVTYADLSNAQVHIDHRNPSAAIAATGLNYSGSTHYPVAGAQEYNSNYVAANGSKPYRPWGAEMAY